The following are encoded together in the Pleurocapsa sp. FMAR1 genome:
- a CDS encoding Ca2+-dependent phosphoinositide-specific phospholipase C, whose translation MKKCIWGGAVVSVITLISLFSKTIKAEVKFQPQDLKLNQVQSLGTHNSYHIRPAPSLSKALSDANWLARVLLGTFEYTHSSLSEQFDMGVRQIELDMMLDPEGGLYAKPLGDSLVEKSGLPADPDFDPDGEMKQPGLKIIHMQDFDYRSTCLTFTKCLQEMKTWSDKHPQHLPIVVLIEASNKTYPRMVIPDKMTLDLTKPVKFDAQNISQIDKEINAVFDRQELIVPDDLRGNYSTLRQAIKNEGWPTLASARGKMIFLMDNRSELYLERYPEMKGATLFTTAREPGENEAVFINTNQPRIDIPSMVRDGYIVRTRADADTLEARVDSTEKREAAIRSGAQYVSTDFPDPSEYFSKFKRLFPGDALVRCNPWNTDKSCHIEDK comes from the coding sequence ATGAAAAAATGTATCTGGGGCGGTGCTGTAGTCAGCGTAATAACTCTAATTAGTCTGTTTTCTAAAACTATTAAGGCTGAAGTTAAATTTCAACCTCAAGACCTGAAACTCAACCAAGTGCAATCTCTTGGTACTCATAACTCTTATCATATAAGACCTGCGCCTAGTTTATCTAAGGCTTTATCAGATGCTAACTGGTTAGCAAGAGTATTATTAGGAACTTTTGAATATACTCATTCATCGTTATCCGAACAATTCGATATGGGTGTTCGGCAAATAGAGCTAGATATGATGTTAGATCCTGAAGGGGGTTTATATGCCAAACCTCTTGGAGATTCCTTGGTCGAGAAGAGTGGTCTACCTGCTGACCCCGACTTCGATCCCGATGGAGAGATGAAGCAGCCAGGATTAAAAATAATTCATATGCAGGATTTTGACTACCGAAGTACCTGTTTGACCTTTACCAAATGCTTGCAAGAAATGAAAACCTGGTCGGATAAACACCCTCAGCATTTACCGATTGTGGTGTTAATTGAAGCCTCGAATAAAACTTATCCCAGGATGGTAATACCAGACAAAATGACCTTAGATCTTACCAAGCCAGTTAAGTTTGACGCTCAAAATATTAGCCAGATCGATAAAGAAATAAATGCTGTCTTCGATCGCCAAGAATTGATCGTTCCTGACGATTTGCGCGGTAATTATTCAACTCTTAGACAAGCTATTAAAAATGAAGGCTGGCCCACCCTAGCGTCAGCTAGAGGAAAAATGATTTTCTTGATGGACAATCGCAGCGAACTCTATTTAGAAAGATATCCAGAAATGAAAGGAGCAACTCTATTTACCACCGCCAGAGAACCAGGAGAAAATGAGGCGGTATTCATCAATACTAACCAACCGAGGATAGATATCCCCAGCATGGTTAGGGATGGATACATAGTTCGTACTCGTGCCGATGCAGACACTTTAGAAGCAAGAGTTGACAGTACCGAAAAACGTGAAGCAGCAATTAGAAGTGGCGCACAATACGTTAGTACTGATTTCCCCGACCCTAGCGAATACTTCTCAAAATTTAAGCGATTGTTTCCTGGAGATGCTTTAGTTCGTTGTAATCCCTGGAACACCGATAAAAGCTGTCATATTGAGGATAAGTAA
- a CDS encoding serine/threonine-protein kinase: MEIICTRPGCPNPLNLFGDLDNEAKIRTVQQRYCSTCGMPLLLADRYIPSKLLGQGGFGAAFLARDRYKPKMPQCVVKLFQPSRNLDAHKLAIAQKLFEREAVVLEELGRKHSQIPDLYAFFTPIVNNSRGTGSEQYFYLAQEFIDGDDLETELKRKGKFSEAEVTVVLAEILKVLQFIHDHNTIHRDIKPSNIMRNQEGRLYLLDFGAVKQIAAGGGKPQKSTGIYSEGFAPPEQTSGSQVYPSTDIYALAVTCITLLTGKPAEELYDSFNRSWHWQSYAPKISDRLADTLNKMLLPTPAQRFQSASAALAALAVNPPSPASNSRRGNAPTLSAKNSSKNVPPNSPIISTISISPSPSSTPISTAKSISPTPAVPSSPPIQRTKRSFSLVEVLGSAAFTGFEGALFYIGLTSALSISGVSLGIFGMIMGGLVFALNRRIIEKIDLLIFASITVALIYFFSGFQGALGIQSVLIIAAMSAAGAIAITAFFRLIHQLLSHFL, translated from the coding sequence ATGGAAATTATATGTACTCGTCCTGGTTGTCCTAACCCACTTAATTTATTTGGAGATCTAGACAACGAAGCCAAAATTAGAACCGTGCAGCAAAGGTATTGTTCTACCTGCGGTATGCCTTTACTTTTAGCCGATCGCTATATTCCCTCTAAACTACTTGGTCAAGGCGGTTTTGGAGCAGCATTTCTAGCACGCGATCGCTATAAGCCAAAAATGCCTCAGTGTGTGGTCAAGCTATTTCAACCTTCGAGGAATCTTGATGCTCACAAATTGGCGATCGCTCAAAAGTTATTTGAGAGAGAAGCAGTAGTTTTAGAGGAGTTGGGGCGAAAACATAGCCAAATCCCCGATTTATATGCTTTTTTTACACCTATAGTCAATAATTCTCGCGGCACTGGGTCAGAACAGTATTTTTATCTAGCTCAAGAATTTATTGATGGGGATGATCTAGAAACTGAACTAAAGAGAAAAGGAAAATTTAGCGAGGCAGAAGTTACGGTAGTATTGGCAGAAATCTTGAAGGTCTTACAGTTCATTCACGATCACAACACTATCCATCGAGATATCAAGCCTTCTAATATTATGCGTAACCAGGAAGGAAGACTATATCTTCTTGATTTTGGTGCCGTCAAACAAATAGCAGCGGGAGGAGGTAAGCCGCAAAAATCTACAGGCATTTATTCAGAGGGTTTTGCTCCTCCAGAACAAACATCTGGCTCGCAAGTATATCCCTCTACGGATATCTATGCGTTGGCAGTTACCTGTATTACTCTTTTGACAGGAAAGCCCGCAGAAGAACTTTATGATTCATTTAACCGCAGTTGGCATTGGCAAAGTTATGCTCCTAAAATTAGCGATCGCTTAGCTGATACTCTCAACAAAATGCTATTGCCAACTCCCGCTCAACGTTTTCAATCAGCATCAGCAGCTTTGGCTGCCCTAGCGGTTAATCCACCTTCCCCAGCTTCTAATTCGCGTAGGGGAAACGCCCCTACGTTATCTGCAAAAAATTCAAGCAAAAATGTTCCGCCCAACTCGCCAATTATATCGACGATCTCTATCTCTCCCAGCCCTTCTAGTACCCCTATTTCTACTGCTAAATCGATCTCTCCAACACCTGCTGTTCCCTCTTCTCCACCAATCCAAAGAACTAAACGCAGCTTTTCTCTGGTAGAGGTTTTGGGTAGTGCAGCTTTTACAGGCTTTGAAGGAGCTTTATTTTATATAGGTTTGACTAGTGCTTTATCGATTTCAGGCGTTAGTTTGGGTATTTTTGGCATGATTATGGGAGGCTTGGTTTTTGCCCTTAACCGTCGCATTATTGAAAAAATTGACCTGCTGATTTTCGCCAGCATTACAGTCGCCTTAATTTATTTCTTTTCAGGTTTTCAAGGCGCGTTGGGCATTCAATCGGTACTTATTATTGCTGCCATGTCTGCTGCTGGGGCGATCGCTATAACAGCATTTTTCAGACTAATCCATCAATTACTATCTCATTTTCTATAA
- a CDS encoding Stf0 family sulfotransferase: protein MKLAQTFQAIEETQFLKQLSSQNRLFFVGETEILQYLQEFFQKHQQVDNNYYYDLSIGNLDDIFAQKTEVDKYQAIIVASFKDEAALFERVKQKAIELKIKVTPLRLFADVFINLICKRQLLQPSSEQIIKPKVTYAIVTTPRSGSTYFCELLESTGIAGYPAEHLRLAAQQLARYCDFDYLRLLDNLLQYRTTDNGVFGTKLISHFLFDFKQTKFDFKQIFNSLNKFIFLTRRNKLAQAVSLVLAQQTEIWHIRDVSNNIKYQSKLKDITINDALLNNIEQKIDFINHQEARLKKILADNKIEPLILSYEDIIEDALSQTNQVLEFLEIEKPPHYIINVNSRIKKMPSDISQEIINLFQQRKNTVC, encoded by the coding sequence ATGAAATTAGCTCAAACATTTCAAGCTATAGAAGAAACACAGTTTTTAAAACAATTATCATCTCAAAATCGATTGTTTTTTGTAGGCGAGACTGAGATCTTACAATATCTTCAAGAGTTTTTTCAAAAACATCAGCAGGTTGATAACAACTATTACTATGATCTATCTATTGGGAACTTAGATGACATATTTGCTCAAAAAACTGAAGTAGATAAATATCAAGCAATTATTGTGGCATCTTTTAAAGATGAAGCTGCTTTGTTTGAGCGAGTAAAGCAAAAAGCTATTGAACTCAAAATAAAGGTAACTCCATTACGACTTTTTGCAGATGTCTTTATCAACCTCATTTGCAAAAGACAGCTATTACAACCTTCATCTGAACAGATTATTAAGCCTAAAGTAACTTACGCAATTGTAACAACCCCTCGCTCTGGTTCAACCTATTTTTGTGAGCTACTAGAATCTACAGGAATTGCTGGCTATCCAGCAGAACATTTGAGGCTTGCTGCTCAACAGCTAGCGCGATACTGTGATTTTGATTATTTAAGATTGCTTGATAACTTATTACAATACCGTACTACAGATAATGGAGTTTTTGGTACTAAATTAATATCGCATTTTTTATTTGATTTTAAACAAACTAAATTTGATTTTAAGCAGATATTTAATTCTTTAAATAAATTTATTTTTTTGACTAGAAGAAATAAACTGGCACAAGCAGTATCATTGGTTTTAGCTCAACAAACCGAGATTTGGCATATTCGCGACGTTTCTAATAATATCAAATATCAATCAAAATTAAAAGATATTACTATTAATGATGCTCTACTTAACAATATCGAACAAAAAATTGATTTCATTAATCATCAAGAGGCTCGTTTAAAAAAAATATTAGCAGATAACAAAATAGAACCTTTAATATTGAGCTACGAAGATATTATCGAAGATGCTCTCTCACAAACAAATCAGGTTCTAGAATTTCTAGAAATAGAAAAGCCTCCTCATTACATAATTAACGTTAACTCTAGAATCAAAAAAATGCCTTCTGATATTTCTCAAGAAATCATAAATCTATTTCAACAAAGAAAAAATACTGTATGTTAA
- a CDS encoding sensor histidine kinase produces MSANEIKWQQLGAELVFTQDVAGNYLSFWWAKAEKHGLSNQLLQDFSNHPSLENQIFSPVDPQAYLEKIQRVIKRRLPEQCCCLFQCAESSYSFELVISPILPAVGKSKAVLVMGHLLLEAEMFSFAPDEIPAAIYSYQKLLNQVVTQIRRSLNLETIYQQTVNNIGSTFAASRCLILTNQNDITQLSVAAEYYQAEYKSITEYQIDWHKEIYLQQALESNYPLTVDFRQQDVLQRKSCLVMSSNPNDEDRVLICLQQCDRYRHWTTAEMEMLKEITEQVEAAVSLAKLYREVEQASIQAEEANRLKSDFLANTSHELRTPLNGIIGFLKLLLEGMADNPEEQREFIEEAYRSSIHLLNLINDILDIAKIEAGKMDLELSEIELKELLQNVENLIHTQAEQKNLYLQIKSPATLTPVVLCGNYQRLLQVMLNLVGNAIKFTREGGVVISAEVNNKKVVLHGQEFPGMAKISVADTGIGVSLEKQNKLFENFYQVDGSRTKSYGGTGLGLAISQKLVEAMGGNISFYSMGEGLGSTVTFAVPLSHLPVIKTAQSEG; encoded by the coding sequence ATGTCAGCCAATGAGATAAAATGGCAGCAGTTGGGAGCAGAATTGGTTTTTACTCAAGATGTTGCTGGTAATTATCTTTCTTTTTGGTGGGCAAAAGCGGAAAAACATGGATTAAGTAATCAGCTTCTACAAGATTTTAGCAATCATCCTAGTTTAGAAAATCAAATTTTCAGTCCTGTCGATCCCCAAGCTTACCTGGAGAAAATTCAACGAGTAATTAAACGTCGTCTACCAGAACAATGCTGTTGTCTGTTTCAGTGTGCAGAAAGCTCATATTCTTTTGAACTGGTGATTAGTCCCATACTTCCTGCCGTGGGGAAATCAAAAGCCGTTTTGGTGATGGGACATTTGCTCTTAGAAGCAGAAATGTTTTCTTTTGCCCCTGATGAAATCCCAGCAGCTATTTATAGCTATCAAAAACTGTTAAATCAGGTTGTTACCCAAATCCGTCGCAGTTTAAATTTAGAAACTATTTATCAACAAACAGTTAATAACATAGGCTCAACTTTTGCTGCTAGTCGCTGCCTAATCTTGACTAATCAAAATGATATTACTCAATTATCTGTGGCTGCTGAATATTATCAGGCAGAATATAAATCCATTACAGAATATCAAATTGATTGGCATAAGGAAATTTATCTCCAGCAGGCATTAGAGTCTAACTATCCCCTGACCGTAGATTTTAGGCAACAAGATGTGTTGCAGCGCAAATCTTGTTTAGTAATGTCTAGTAATCCTAATGATGAGGATCGAGTTTTAATCTGTCTGCAACAATGCGATCGCTATCGTCATTGGACAACCGCAGAAATGGAAATGTTAAAAGAGATTACTGAACAGGTAGAAGCAGCAGTATCTTTGGCTAAACTTTACCGTGAAGTAGAGCAGGCAAGCATCCAAGCTGAAGAAGCCAACCGTCTTAAAAGCGATTTTTTGGCTAATACTTCCCATGAGTTACGTACCCCCCTCAACGGCATTATAGGTTTTCTCAAATTGCTATTAGAGGGAATGGCGGATAATCCTGAAGAGCAACGGGAGTTTATTGAAGAAGCCTATAGGTCTTCGATTCATCTGCTCAATTTAATTAATGACATTCTTGATATTGCCAAAATTGAAGCGGGCAAAATGGATCTAGAATTGTCTGAAATTGAATTAAAAGAACTTTTGCAGAATGTAGAAAATTTAATTCATACTCAAGCAGAGCAAAAAAATCTTTATTTGCAAATAAAATCTCCTGCTACCCTTACCCCTGTAGTTCTTTGTGGTAACTACCAGCGGTTGCTTCAGGTCATGCTAAATCTAGTAGGTAATGCGATTAAATTTACTAGAGAAGGTGGTGTTGTGATCAGTGCTGAAGTAAATAATAAAAAAGTTGTCTTGCATGGTCAAGAATTTCCGGGTATGGCCAAAATTAGCGTTGCTGATACAGGTATAGGAGTTTCTCTAGAAAAGCAAAATAAGCTGTTTGAAAACTTCTATCAGGTAGATGGTTCTCGTACTAAATCCTATGGTGGAACTGGCTTAGGTTTGGCTATTTCTCAAAAACTAGTAGAAGCAATGGGGGGCAATATTTCTTTTTACAGTATGGGAGAAGGCTTAGGATCTACGGTAACTTTTGCGGTACCTCTTAGTCATCTACCCGTAATCAAAACTGCTCAATCTGAAGGATAA
- the lepA gene encoding translation elongation factor 4 → MTDVPVSRIRNFSIIAHIDHGKSTLADRMLQDTGTVAKRQMKEQFLDNMDLERERGITIKLQAARMNYTAKDGQKYVLNLIDTPGHVDFTYEVSRSLAACEGALLVVDASQGVEAQTLANVYLALENDLEIIPVLNKIDLPGAEPERVAEEIEEVVGLDCTDIIQASAKIGLGVDAILESIVQKVPPPQDTIDQPLRALIFDSYYDAYRGVIVYFRVMDGKVKKGDLVRLMASEKEYVIDELGVLSPTQVEVDELHAGEVGYFAAAIKAVGDARVGDTITLVEEMAAKPLPGYTEAKPMVFCGLFPTDSDQYPDLREALEKLKLNDAALSYEPETSSAMGFGFRCGFLGLLHMEIVQERLEREYDLELITTAPSVIYRVTTIEGEVIEIDNPSLLPDPQQREKIEEPYIKVEIITPENYVGTLMDLCQTRRGIFKDMKYFAQNRTCVVYELPLAEVVTDFFDQMKSRTKGYASMEYQMLGYRADHLVKLDILVNKDPVDALSTIVHRDKAYYVGRALTEKLKELIPRHQFKVPIQASIGAKVIASEHIPALRKDVLAKCYGGDISRKKKLLQKQAKGKKRMKAIGTVDVPQEAFMAVLKLGKE, encoded by the coding sequence ATGACTGACGTTCCCGTCTCTCGTATTCGTAACTTTTCAATTATTGCTCATATCGATCACGGAAAGTCTACCCTTGCAGATCGAATGTTGCAGGATACTGGTACTGTGGCAAAAAGACAGATGAAAGAACAATTTCTCGACAACATGGATTTAGAACGAGAGCGAGGAATAACCATCAAGCTACAGGCAGCCAGGATGAATTACACTGCTAAAGATGGGCAAAAATATGTTTTAAATCTGATTGATACTCCTGGTCACGTAGATTTTACCTATGAGGTATCTCGTTCTCTAGCAGCTTGTGAAGGGGCATTATTAGTTGTAGACGCTTCTCAAGGAGTCGAAGCACAAACTTTAGCCAACGTCTATTTAGCCTTAGAAAACGACCTAGAAATTATTCCTGTACTCAACAAAATTGACTTGCCAGGTGCAGAACCAGAAAGAGTTGCCGAAGAAATTGAAGAGGTAGTGGGTTTAGACTGCACCGATATCATCCAAGCTTCTGCCAAAATAGGTTTAGGAGTCGATGCCATTTTAGAATCAATCGTTCAAAAAGTCCCACCACCACAAGATACAATAGACCAACCTCTGCGCGCTTTAATTTTTGATAGCTACTATGATGCTTATCGTGGGGTAATAGTTTATTTCCGCGTCATGGACGGCAAAGTCAAAAAAGGTGACTTAGTTCGTCTTATGGCATCAGAAAAAGAATATGTAATTGATGAACTTGGTGTTCTTTCTCCTACTCAGGTAGAAGTAGACGAGCTTCATGCAGGGGAAGTAGGTTATTTTGCTGCTGCTATTAAAGCGGTAGGAGATGCCCGTGTTGGTGATACTATTACGCTAGTTGAAGAGATGGCAGCCAAACCTTTGCCTGGCTACACCGAAGCCAAACCAATGGTTTTCTGTGGCTTGTTTCCCACAGACTCCGATCAGTATCCAGATTTGAGAGAAGCTTTAGAGAAGCTTAAGCTCAATGATGCTGCTCTTTCCTATGAACCAGAAACTTCTAGTGCTATGGGTTTTGGTTTTCGCTGCGGTTTTTTGGGCTTACTGCACATGGAAATTGTCCAGGAAAGACTAGAGCGAGAATATGACTTAGAACTAATTACCACTGCTCCATCGGTCATTTATCGCGTTACGACGATAGAAGGAGAAGTAATAGAGATAGACAACCCCAGCCTTTTACCAGATCCTCAACAGCGAGAAAAAATTGAAGAACCTTATATCAAGGTAGAAATTATTACTCCTGAAAACTATGTTGGTACTTTGATGGATTTATGTCAAACTAGACGGGGGATATTCAAGGATATGAAATATTTTGCCCAAAATCGCACTTGTGTAGTCTATGAACTACCTTTGGCTGAGGTGGTAACAGACTTTTTCGATCAAATGAAGTCAAGAACAAAGGGTTATGCCAGCATGGAATATCAAATGTTGGGCTATCGCGCCGATCATTTGGTTAAGCTGGATATTTTGGTAAATAAAGATCCTGTAGACGCTTTGTCTACTATTGTTCATCGAGATAAAGCTTACTATGTTGGTCGAGCATTAACCGAAAAACTTAAAGAGTTAATTCCTCGTCATCAGTTCAAAGTGCCTATTCAAGCATCTATTGGCGCAAAGGTAATTGCCAGTGAACATATTCCTGCTTTGCGTAAAGATGTTTTAGCTAAATGTTATGGCGGGGATATTTCTCGTAAGAAAAAACTGCTGCAAAAACAAGCTAAGGGTAAAAAGCGCATGAAAGCTATTGGTACGGTAGATGTACCTCAAGAAGCTTTTATGGCAGTTTTGAAATTAGGCAAGGAGTAA
- a CDS encoding NnrU family protein: protein MSNISWLTKSHLIMVALLLGFAIAHSGLAALRPWAESKIGARLYRVFFALVSIPFATILIIYFFNHRYDGLQLWHVQGIPGVRSTVWILSFISFLFLYPATFNLLEIAAVQKPQVYLFETGIIRITRHPQMVGQVIWCVAHTLWLGTTFTIVTSIGLIAHHLFAVWHGDRRLAKKYGEAFEVVKARTSVIPFLAVIDGRQTLKWQEYLRPAYIGVTAFVLLVWWGHPWLMQIISRAYW, encoded by the coding sequence ATGTCTAATATTAGCTGGCTGACAAAAAGTCACTTGATTATGGTAGCTTTGCTATTGGGTTTTGCGATCGCCCATAGTGGTTTGGCTGCTTTACGTCCTTGGGCTGAGAGTAAGATTGGTGCTAGGCTCTATCGAGTATTTTTTGCTTTGGTAAGTATTCCTTTTGCCACCATTTTAATTATTTATTTCTTTAATCATCGCTATGACGGGCTGCAATTATGGCACGTGCAGGGAATACCAGGAGTTCGGTCTACGGTGTGGATACTGTCTTTTATTTCTTTTTTGTTCCTTTATCCTGCTACTTTTAACCTCCTCGAAATTGCTGCCGTCCAAAAGCCTCAAGTGTATCTATTTGAAACAGGAATCATTCGCATCACTCGCCATCCGCAGATGGTAGGACAGGTAATTTGGTGTGTGGCACATACACTATGGCTAGGAACAACTTTTACTATCGTCACATCCATCGGCTTAATTGCTCACCATCTATTTGCTGTCTGGCATGGCGATCGCCGTTTGGCAAAGAAATATGGGGAAGCTTTTGAGGTGGTAAAAGCCAGAACTTCGGTGATTCCTTTTTTGGCGGTAATTGATGGTCGTCAAACCCTGAAGTGGCAAGAATATCTTCGCCCTGCTTATATAGGAGTTACGGCTTTTGTACTGCTGGTTTGGTGGGGGCATCCCTGGTTAATGCAGATAATTTCTAGGGCTTATTGGTAA
- a CDS encoding LysR family transcriptional regulator, protein MSDIPFTLDQLRILKAISTEGSFKRAADSLYVSQPAVSLQVQNLEKQLNVPLFDRGGRRAQLTEAGHLLLSYGERVISLCQETCRAIEDLQNLQGGTLIVGASQTTGTYLIPRMIGLFRQKYSDVSVQLQVHSTRRTSWAVANGQVDLAIIGGEVPTELREVLNVIPYADDEFALILPPSHILAQEAAIYKEDLYKLNFISLDSQSTIRKVIDQVLTRYGIDPKRLKIEMELNSIEAIKNAVQSGLGSAFVSTTAIEKELEMGILHQAKIKEVDIGRTLAVIVNPNRYCSKAAEAFSKEILPMFATREEFKTLDTLYQHTVSLK, encoded by the coding sequence ATGTCAGATATTCCTTTTACCCTAGATCAACTCCGTATACTCAAGGCAATCTCTACTGAGGGAAGCTTTAAACGGGCTGCTGACAGTCTTTATGTTTCTCAACCTGCTGTCAGTCTTCAAGTACAAAACTTAGAGAAACAGTTAAATGTACCTTTATTTGATCGTGGTGGACGCAGAGCGCAGTTGACCGAGGCAGGACATTTGTTACTTAGCTACGGAGAACGAGTAATATCTTTGTGTCAAGAAACCTGTCGAGCAATTGAAGATTTACAAAACCTTCAGGGTGGTACTTTAATTGTCGGCGCATCTCAGACTACAGGTACATATTTAATCCCGCGCATGATTGGCTTATTCCGCCAAAAATATTCTGATGTTTCGGTACAGCTTCAGGTACATTCTACCCGTCGCACTTCCTGGGCGGTAGCTAATGGTCAGGTAGACTTGGCAATTATTGGTGGGGAAGTCCCCACAGAATTAAGAGAAGTATTAAACGTTATTCCTTATGCAGATGACGAATTTGCTTTGATTTTGCCTCCCTCTCACATTTTGGCTCAAGAAGCAGCGATTTACAAAGAAGACCTGTATAAGCTTAACTTTATTAGTCTAGATTCTCAATCTACGATTCGCAAGGTGATCGATCAGGTACTTACCCGCTATGGAATTGACCCCAAACGACTCAAAATCGAGATGGAGTTAAATTCTATCGAAGCCATAAAAAATGCCGTCCAGTCGGGCTTAGGTTCAGCTTTTGTTTCAACTACGGCGATCGAGAAAGAGCTAGAAATGGGAATTTTACACCAAGCCAAAATCAAAGAGGTGGATATCGGACGTACTTTAGCAGTAATTGTTAATCCTAATCGTTATTGTTCTAAGGCAGCAGAAGCATTTAGTAAAGAAATATTACCGATGTTTGCTACTAGGGAAGAATTTAAAACTTTAGATACTTTATATCAGCACACTGTTAGTCTAAAATAA
- a CDS encoding branched-chain amino acid ABC transporter permease yields MVGYLVFLTIYVGLYALFALGLNLQWGYAGLINFGHVAFMTVGAYATVLLSSQGVPLIIAVIIGMAIAALLGLLIGMSTLRLREDYLAIVTIGVSEMLRLIALNEEWLTKGSFGVRGFPLPVDRFDPNLFQKYILIGILTCLGVFAAWQLWSGLRSQWREGKEIQGKSYQPTKLIGLIAWGIIGIGLILTVYINGCAALLDYNYKAGLMLLVLIAVAVVYWGLELLVKSPWGRVLKAIREDEEIATALGKNVFWYKLQAFMLGGAIAGLAGAFYAWQLTTIYPSNFETLVTFNVWTMVVLGGAGKNPGAILGAIIFWAYDALTRFYLPKLGWFNSSEEGAFRVMVIGLILMILMIWRPQGILGKKEELTLGR; encoded by the coding sequence ATGGTTGGTTATCTAGTTTTTTTAACAATCTACGTAGGGTTGTATGCCTTATTCGCCTTAGGCTTAAATTTGCAGTGGGGATACGCAGGGCTAATTAATTTTGGTCACGTAGCCTTTATGACTGTGGGAGCTTATGCAACAGTTTTACTCAGTTCTCAAGGTGTACCGTTAATTATAGCCGTCATTATCGGCATGGCGATCGCCGCCTTATTAGGATTATTAATTGGGATGTCTACCCTCAGACTGCGGGAAGATTATCTGGCAATTGTGACGATTGGCGTTTCCGAGATGCTGCGCTTAATTGCCCTCAATGAAGAGTGGCTGACTAAAGGTTCTTTTGGTGTCCGCGGTTTTCCTTTGCCTGTAGATCGCTTTGACCCTAATCTATTTCAGAAATATATTTTAATTGGTATTTTGACCTGCTTAGGAGTTTTTGCTGCTTGGCAACTATGGAGTGGTTTGCGATCGCAATGGCGCGAAGGAAAGGAAATTCAAGGCAAAAGCTATCAGCCAACTAAATTAATTGGCTTAATTGCCTGGGGTATAATCGGTATCGGTTTGATTTTGACCGTGTATATCAATGGTTGCGCTGCGCTATTAGACTATAACTACAAAGCAGGTTTAATGTTGCTGGTTTTAATTGCTGTGGCGGTGGTTTATTGGGGTTTAGAACTATTGGTTAAATCCCCTTGGGGTCGAGTGCTAAAAGCGATTAGAGAAGATGAAGAAATAGCAACAGCTTTGGGTAAAAACGTTTTTTGGTATAAGTTACAGGCGTTTATGCTTGGTGGTGCGATCGCTGGATTGGCAGGAGCATTTTATGCTTGGCAGCTTACAACTATCTACCCTAGTAATTTTGAAACTTTAGTGACCTTTAATGTCTGGACGATGGTAGTTTTAGGTGGTGCAGGTAAAAATCCTGGGGCAATTTTAGGAGCGATTATCTTCTGGGCTTATGATGCTCTGACTAGGTTTTACTTACCTAAACTGGGCTGGTTTAATAGCTCAGAAGAAGGGGCATTTCGCGTCATGGTAATTGGCTTAATTCTCATGATCCTAATGATTTGGCGACCTCAGGGGATTTTAGGCAAGAAAGAAGAGTTGACCTTGGGAAGATAA